From a single Brassica oleracea var. oleracea cultivar TO1000 chromosome C5, BOL, whole genome shotgun sequence genomic region:
- the LOC106295370 gene encoding uncharacterized protein LOC106295370, which yields MERNRPQHPFKQQGMEPGYVNDSIPQAFTAEQTVLTGANAQPPNLNASDVRPGLHYSIQTGEEFSLEFLRDRVISQRSANPNAAGDMVGNGMMDYERANYPLHEFGNKLGHIQSAPEALLCQDRSLGNFHGYASSSSASGSLTAKVKILCSFGGRILPRPGDSKRRYVGGETHIISIRKDVSWQELRQKVLEIYYRTHVVKYQLPGEDLDALVSVSCDEDLQNMMEEYNEMENRGGAQRLRMFLFSVGDMDGSLLGANQSDVDSEFQYVVAVNDMDIGSRSNSTLNRHDSLSANSLAEMDVRNSEGINGVSPSQLTGVDLQQSSMHYSESAPQGSMLQYPQSIPHNAAYQYPPNSTLQYAQVLPPSPSLQYPQSIPPGSTLQYPQSISSSSHGMYPQYYEERQQYPMYHQQGSSNYSISMPFRGQQPNHQQQNAAVQAGELNISPEMKVSENIEPENRQNTPPQAADNIEVKSHCVVREAPVSPTVHSQEPTHMLPPRRDPRQNNPVKPSAYREAVSPEQVPVSGEDDQLSTSSGTCGLAQTDSESNLIDLDYPEPLPPTRRVYGSERIPREQLEMLNRLSKSDDSQFLMSHSQAITGQQDPAKHGEGKPHEDSHIVNELNEQETVNPEAANKNRMVNGGGIEPEGPNLSHIDASTNHVIPENRASSSVLIDINDRFPQDFLSEIFAKALSEDMPPGVNAYQHDGAGVSLNVENHDPKNWSYFRKLAEEQFSERDVPPGFPSDMEDSGVNTKLHHVAPLTRDGITTENRVDPQLNVGQDHEGAQMKVTESEEFGAMVENLRTPDCEHEDDEKTETRNAGLPPLGSPLADYDASGLQIIMNDDLEELKELGSGTFGTVYHGKWRGSDVAIKRIKKSCFAGRSSEQERLTGEFWGEAEILSKLHHPNVVAFYGVVKDGPGGTLATVTEYMVDGSLRHVLVRKDRHLDRRKRLIIAMDAAFGMEYLHAKNIVHFDLKCDNLLVNLKDPSRPICKVGDFGLSKIKRNTLVSGGVRGTLPWMAPELLNGSSSKVSEKVDVFSFGIVLWEILTGEEPYANMHYGAIIGGIVNSTLRPTIPTYCDSDWRILMEECWAPNPTARPSFTEIAGRLRVMTTAVTSNQSKPPAHNKASK from the exons ATGGAAAGAAACAGACCACAGCATCCCTTCAAGCAACAGGGTATGGAACCTGGATATGTGAATGACTCTATCCCTCAAGCATTTACCGCTGAACAAACAGTTTTGACCGGTGCCAATGCCCAGCCTCCAAATCTGAATGCTTCAGATGTTAGGCCGGGGCTTCACTACTCCATACAAACAGGAGAAGAGTTCTCTCTTGAGTTTCTACGAGATAGAGTGATTTCTCAAAGGTCTGCAAACCCCAATGCAGCTGGTGACATGGTGGGAAATGGGATGATGGATTATGAGAGAGCAAACTATCCGCTTCATGAGTTTGGAAACAAACTTGGGCATATCCAATCAGCACCAGAGGCTTTACTATGTCAAGATAGAAGTTTAGGAAACTTTCACGGATATGCATCTTCTTCGTCAGCCTCAGGTAGCTTAACGGCAAAGGTTAAAATCCTCTGTAGCTTTGGTGGGAGAATACTCCCACGTCCAGGCGATTCGAAGCGTAGATACGTTGGAGGGGAAACACACATTATTTCCATAAGAAAAGACGTATCTTGGCAAGAGCTCAGGCAAAAAGTTCTTGAGATATACTACAGGACTCATGTTGTGAAGTACCAGCTTCCTGGTGAAGATCTTGACGCCTTGGTGTCTGTATCGTGCGATGAAGATCTCCAGAACATGATGGAAGAGTATAATGAGATGGAGAACCGTGGCGGTGCGCAAAGGCTTAGGATGTTTCTTTTCTCAGTCGGTGATATGGATGGTTCTCTTTTGGGTGCTAATCAGAGTGATGTTGACTCCGAGTTTCAGTATGTTGTGGCTGTGAATGATATGGATATTGGATCAAGAAGCAACTCAACTCTGAATAGACATGACAGCCTTTCTGCAAACAGTTTAGCTGAGATGGATGTTAGGAACAGTGAAGGCATCAATGGTGTTTCCCCTTCGCAGTTAACTGGAGTTGATCTCCAACAATCCTCTATGCATTATTCTGAGTCTGCGCCACAAGGCTCCATGCTACAGTATCCTCAATCTATTCCACACAATGCTGCTTATCAGTATCCACCGAACTCTACACTTCAGTATGCACAGGTCCTTCCTCCAAGCCCATCTCTTCAGTATCCTCAATCTATTCCACCAGGTTCTACTCTTCAGTATCCACAATCTATCTCCTCCAGCTCCCATGGAATGTACCCACAGTACTATGAAGAAAGGCAACAGTATCCAATGTATCATCAACAAGGTTCTTCCAATTACTCTATTTCCATGCCTTTCCGAGGGCAGCAGCCAAACCATCAACAGCAAAACGCAGCAGTGCAGGCAGGAGAGCTAAACATAAGTCCTGAGATGAAAGTTAGTGAGAACATAGAGCCTGAAAATCGCCAGAACACTCCTCCTCAAGCTGCGGATAATATAGAGGTTAAGAGTCACTGCGTAGTTCGGGAGGCACCAGTTTCTCCAACTGTACATAGCCAGGAACCTACACATATGTTGCCCCCAAGAAGAGATCCAAGACAGAACAATCCTGTGAAGCCTTCTGCTTACCGTGAGGCTGTTTCTCCTGAGCAGGTTCCTGTGTCTGGCGAGGATGATCAGCTTTCAACATCAAGCGGTACATGTGGTCTTGCTCAGACTGACTCTGAGTCAAACTTAATCGATCTTGATTACCCGGAGCCTTTACCGCCCACGCGGAGGGTATATGGCTCAGAGAGGATACCTCGTGAACAGTTAGAAATGCTAAACCGCCTTTCCAAATCTGATGACTCTCAGTTCTTAATGTCTCATTCACAAGCCATCACTGGACAGCAAGATCCAGCAAAACACGGAGAGGGTAAACCACATGAAGATTCACATATTGTTAATGAATTGAATGAACAAGAGACTGTAAACCCTGAAGCTGCCAACAAGAACAGAATGGTCAATGGTGGAGGTATCGAGCCTGAAGGTCCTAATCTTAGTCATATAGACGCATCCACTAATCATGTAATCCCTGAAAACCGAGCTTCTTCAAGTGTTCTTATCGACATCAATGATCGGTTCCCTCAGGACTTCCTCTCTGAAATATTTGCAAAGGCACTCTCTGAGGACATGCCACCAGGGGTCAATGCATATCAGCATGATGGTGCTGGTGTTAGTCTGAATGTAGAGAACCATGATCCTAAAAACTGGTCTTATTTTCGGAAACTGGCTGAGGAACAGTTCAGTGAAAGAGATGTTCCACCAGGCTTTCCATCTGACATGGAAGATAGTGGAGTGAATACCAAATTGCATCACGTTGCTCCTTTGACCAGAGATGGTATTACAACAGAGAACCGTGTGGATCCTCAGCTGAATGTAGGTCAAGATCACGAGGGTGCACAGATGAAGGTCACAGAGAGTGAGGAATTTGGTGCTATGGTTGAGAATCTAAGGACTCCGGATTGTGAACATGAG GATGATGAAAAGACAGAAACAAGGAATGCTGGGCTTCCTCCACTTGGTTCGCCTTTGGCAGATTATGATGCAAGTGGGTTGCAG ATCATTATGAATGATGATCTCGAGGAGCTGAAGGAACTTGGTTCTGGCACGTTCGGTACAGTGTACCATGGGAAATGGAGAGGATCAGATGTTGCCATCAAGAGGATAAAGAAGAGTTGCTTTGCTGGTCGATCTTCTGAACAAGAGAGATTA ACTGGTGAATTCTGGGGAGAGGCTGAGATTCTTTCAAAGCTTCATCATCCAAATGTGGTTGCGTTTTATGGTGTTGTAAAAGATGGACCTGGTGGAACATTGGCTACTGTAACAGAGTACATGGTTGATGGTTCTCTGAGACATGTTCTAGTCAGGAAAGATAG ACACCTGGATCGTCGTAAGAGACTAATCATTGCAATGGATGCTGCATTTGGAATGGAATATTTGCACGCCAAAAACATAGTTCACTTCGATTTGAAATGTGACAACTTACTTGTAAACCTCAAAGATCCTTCTCGCCCAATCTGCAAG GTTGGAGATTTCGGTTTGTCCAAAATTAAAAGAAATACATTAGTATCTGGTGGTGTACGTGGAACCCTTCCGTGGATGGCACCAGAGCTTCTAAACGGTAGCAGCAGCAAAGTTTCAGAAAAG GTGGATGTCTTCTCTTTTGGCATAGTCTTGTGGGAGATTCTAACTGGAGAGGAACCATATGCTAATATGCACTATGGTGCAATAATAG GTGGGATAGTGAACAGCACACTGAGGCCGACCATACCAACTTACTGTGACTCTGACTGGAGAATATTAATGGAGGAATGTTGGGCGCCTAATCCGACGGCACGACCATCCTTCACGGAGATAGCTGGCCGGTTACGTGTGATGACAACTGCTGTAACTTCGAACCAGTCCAAACCGCCAGCTCACAATAAGGCTTCAAAGTAA